AAGGTTGTCGACCTTAAACGGGTAAACATTCAAAGTTTAGCCCTTGGCGATCTAAAAGAAGGAGAGATGAGACAACTGACAGCTTTAGAGCAGGCTCTTCTCATAGAGAGTTGCCGACCTTCGAATGAAGGTTAATTACATTTTTGTTTTAGCTTCAACTTGAGTTTATTTTGGGTAGTTTGATTGGAGACCGCCCCTTCAATGTAACCTATCGCCTTGCCGGCGAGGGATGTGCAGATACTTCCGTGACACACTGCGAGTACGTCCTTGTAAGTTCGGCCGTGACATCCTTGTCACGGACGGTCACGGCCGCATCTACACCCGATTATTTTTCTCTTCGATTGAGGTTTGTGGGTAAATCTAAGTTTCGAGTTTGTAACTCATTTTGCCGCAAAGCTTGTTAGTTTTCGAATGAAGCGGGTTACATTTTCTGTTGGGTTCATTTGACTGGTTTAGTATTGGGAAGTGTGTTTATTAATCTACCTTCAATGCAATCTATCGCCTGTCCGGCGAGGGATATGCACTATTTATTTTGAGAAGGTTCTGCGAGACGCTGGCTCTTGATTTCAAAAGAGTCTTCCCTGTGGGCTCTGCCAAAACGTCCATGTTTTGAAAGCTCGCAGCCGCACTTGGTGAATCACAAGAAAATTTGACCTTATTCGCCCCGACCCCTTTGTTGCCGACCCCTTTGTTGGTTTCCCTGAGTGAACATTGCACTTTATGCAATGATGGAGGTTCTTTGTTTCACTCAGGCAGAGAAACTGGGATTGAGTTCTTTCTATGCTATAACTCATTGTTGAGACATTGGTTTACTGTTAGTCTTGAGTGATTAATGTACTGGAGACCTGTTCTTATTAAGACCGTTCTTATTCGGAATTCAGCCTAATATACTGTTATACATTTCTAGAGTGAGGTAGCACTTTGCCAACATTTTTTCAATTTTTAGAGTTATATGGTGGGCTTAGTGCAGTTGTTATTGCACTAAATGTAGCCGCATATAAATTGTACTTTTTAAATCAAAAAGTTAACTTGGAAAAGGCTAAAGATAGAGAAATATCAAAACTTAAAGCAGACCTCGACGCGTCTAATCTTATGTTAGAAAAGTCCTTGGAAAAAATAGCTCATGTAGATCAAAGCCGTTTTGATAAAGAGTTCGATATTTATCAAAAGGTTTGGGAATCACTTACTAAATTAAATATGGAAGCAGAACAGCTTCAGTATAAATTGAAATCAAGTGATTCAATGGAAGAAAAAGATAAGGATATTTTGAATCTGTTTCACTCGATAATGACAACATCAGAAACCATTCATACCAGCACTCCCTTTTACCCCAAATCTATTCATAAAATAACCACTCTTATCTTGTCACAATTGCAGGATTACATTAGAAATGTATCAACCATAAGAGATGATGGAAGTGAAAAATTACTTAGTTGGACTTCTGATCATAGTAGAGTATATGCAAAGTCTAATTACAATGAACTTGAAGTGGCAATCAAAGAAAGGCTAGATTCACTTTCAGGTGTAAAAAATGTATAACAAGCTAATTAATAAGGACAAAAAACAGTTGGATGTTTTCGTTCTTCAACATTTTAGCCAACAATTTTTTGCCCATTATTAGGGCGTTAGCATACCCATAGGTTCAGCATGCACTTTGAAATCAGTAAGGAAGAAAAAACATTATTGCTATCCTTGAATAGTGGTATTTCAAAAGTGAAAATATATAAGGGGGGCTCATACCCTTCGGTAGTGTCCTTTATTTTGAAAAATGGAAAAACAGTAACTATTTGTATAAAGGAAGAATATGTTGCACATTGGTTTGAAGTGTTTCCTATATCTATTTCAGAAGATAATCTATCTGTATCTCCCGAAATAGTATTGGATGGAGCAGATTTTTCACCGGAGGTAGGGTTAAATATTTTAAGTAAAGCAGAATGGACTGTGCCTGCCAATGCCGAAGAAAAAACTAAAATGATAGGTGAAACTGAAGGTGCAATGGTACAGAGTGAAGGTTTAGCTTCAGAAATACCTTCTAATGCAAATAATCAAGCTACATTGCATGCAGGAATCGAAATCAATAAAAAATCAGGTATACCATTTATTGTTGCAAGCTCAATTTCTCCTTACACATTATATGTATCAGATTGTAATTTTTACGAACCATTTGATGAACGAATTTATGATCGAGTTCAGGTATGCTAACAAGTCACTCAAAAGGACAAATAACAGTTGGTTTTTGCTTCTTCGTCGCTTATTTTAACCAACGACAAAGACGGACCAGGCATACCTCTGCCCCACACCTAATATCCCCTTGTTCAAAGTAGAAGTGCGCTGCGCTTCCACGGAGAACACTGAGATAAAGATGAAGATAGAAGACCTCTACAGACTTTAGCCTTTGCCTTTCTTCGTGACCCTTCGAGTCCTCCGTGGTTAATCGCTCCAGTTTGGTTTGCCTAACAGCTTATATTCATGTCCAAAGCAATCTAGTGAGCAATAAAAATCAAATCGAAGAAATGTATAACCTGATGTGGATGCGGCTGTGGGCTTCGGTTTCAAGGATGAAACCGCAGAGCGTATAGGGACATATTTACAGCGTCCCACAGAAGTAGCTGCATGTGAGCCTGCTGCAAGCAATAAACACCAATGAAGCTATGGTTCTCAATAAACTAACCAAATAATAAAACCAGCCCAATGAACCCACAATAGATATTTAAGAAATTTGTTATCTGACAAATATTTCAATTTGTTATCTGACAAATAAAAAAGCGGCCACCTAAGTGACCGCTTAACTTCAACATTTAGCCCTAGATTCGAAGTGAACACCTAGATTCAAATTCTTAGAGATTCCCCTAGAAACTAGCAAGCTAGTAGCTCAAATCTCGAATCTCATAGCTCGTAGCTCGTAGCTCGTAGCTCGAATCTCGAACCTCGAAACTCATAGTCCTTAACTTATCGCTTAAAACTTACAGCTTATAACTCGCCGCTAATAAACTATGTCCATCTCGGCTAACAAGTTATCCGCATTATCCAGATACTTCATCACCCAAAGCATGTAACGGCTATCTACCTGAATAGAACGGTTAGACTCAGGATCGTAACCCCAATCACCGATAATACTCTCGTAAACACCATCAAATAGCAGACCCACTAGCTCGGCGCGACCGTTTAAGGTCGGTGAACCTGAATTACCACCTGTGGTATCTAAGGTCGACAGGAAGTTAACCGGCACTGAGTCGATAGATTTCATGTAGAAGTCGCCGTACTGCTTCTGCTTTATAAGCTCCAACTGCTTAGACGGCGCATCGAATGGATCCGCACCTGTGTCTTTAGCCAAAATGCCTTCCAGACGCGTGAATGGCACAGCTTTTAAGCCATCTTGAGGCGAGTAGCCTTTCACATGACCCACAGTCACACGCAAGCTTGAGTTAGCGTCGGCATAAACCGGCTTACCTTGCTCTGTGTTGTAAGCAATAATCGCGGCCATATACTGAGGGCGCACTTTCATTAGCTTACCGCCAAGCTCCTTATCCTTCTTCTCAGCTTTCATGTCGGTGTCATACATGGCCACGGCAAACTGAATGAAGGGGTCTTTCGAGGCTTTAAAGTCGGCAACCGGCTTGTCTAACCAAGCAAGGCGCGTATCCATGTCACCCAGTGTGGTCTTGGCATACATCTTATCTAGAGTCTTAGACAACTGCTTCTCATCTAGCTTCTTGCCGATGCCAAAAACCTTGTCCAGAGCCGCAATACGCTCACTTGCGGGTAATACGGCGTAGCGCTTAAGCAGATCGAACACTAAGGCCTTATCGACACTGGCTGCATAACGACGATCGATACGTTCCATGCTCGACTTGAAACGTGTCATGTCACGTTCCTGATAACCTGGTTCACGAGCCATATCGTCAACTTGTTTCTCATTAGCTAAACGATATAACTTACGTGCTGTAGGCATCATGGTGCTGTAGCGGATATAACCTAAAATGGTATCTCGGGCCTGATGTTCCTGGCCTTCGGCAATCAAGCTATCCAGCTCGGCCAAGGTCTCACCATATTTGGCTTTACGCTTACTGGTTTTATTGATCCAGTTAGACAAGTCTGACTCACGACCTTGACGATCTTCGAGTATGGTCGACTTACCGTAGAACTCGATCATAGAGGTGAAGTTCTTGGCATAGTTTGCCAAGCCTGCAATTAAGCTCTCATACTTGATACGCTCATCACTGCCCTCAAGTGCCGTGTCCTTGATGATCTCTATGATACGCTCACGTAGCATCTTACCTTCAGGGTATGACCACTCGAACTGGTTCTCGACTTCATTGGCGGTGCGGTAACGATTAGTGCGGCCGGGATAACCCGCCACCATAACAAAATCACCATCACTCACGCCTTTAGCCGAGACCTTTAAGAAACTCTTTGGCTCATAAGGTACGTTGTCCTTACTGAAATCTGCTGGCTTGCCATCTTTAGACACATAGCCACGATAGAAGGAGAAATCCCCCGTATGGCGTGGCCACATCCAGTTATCGGTATCGCCGCCATATTTACCCACGCTAGCTGCTGGGTTATATACCAGACGCACATCGCGGATCTCCAACTGCTTAACCAGGTAATACTCTAAGCCACCGTGGAAGCTGTGCACCTGACAGCGATAACCAGCTTCGGCCTCACACTCGGCAACCAAAGACTTTTCTTTCAGCTCTACACCCTGATAATAATGGTGACCAAGCTTGTTTTC
This portion of the Shewanella violacea DSS12 genome encodes:
- a CDS encoding S46 family peptidase, which translates into the protein MNKWLLTVAVAATFGAQADEGMWQPYQLPAMADELKAKGLEIDVKSISKLTEFPMNAVISLGGCTASFVSAKGLAVTNHHCAYGSIQYNSTPEKNLLKDGFLAKSYSEELPATPGSRIYVTEAVTDVTDKVKLGLENKLGHHYYQGVELKEKSLVAECEAEAGYRCQVHSFHGGLEYYLVKQLEIRDVRLVYNPAASVGKYGGDTDNWMWPRHTGDFSFYRGYVSKDGKPADFSKDNVPYEPKSFLKVSAKGVSDGDFVMVAGYPGRTNRYRTANEVENQFEWSYPEGKMLRERIIEIIKDTALEGSDERIKYESLIAGLANYAKNFTSMIEFYGKSTILEDRQGRESDLSNWINKTSKRKAKYGETLAELDSLIAEGQEHQARDTILGYIRYSTMMPTARKLYRLANEKQVDDMAREPGYQERDMTRFKSSMERIDRRYAASVDKALVFDLLKRYAVLPASERIAALDKVFGIGKKLDEKQLSKTLDKMYAKTTLGDMDTRLAWLDKPVADFKASKDPFIQFAVAMYDTDMKAEKKDKELGGKLMKVRPQYMAAIIAYNTEQGKPVYADANSSLRVTVGHVKGYSPQDGLKAVPFTRLEGILAKDTGADPFDAPSKQLELIKQKQYGDFYMKSIDSVPVNFLSTLDTTGGNSGSPTLNGRAELVGLLFDGVYESIIGDWGYDPESNRSIQVDSRYMLWVMKYLDNADNLLAEMDIVY